The stretch of DNA TATTGACATATTTTAAGATATTATTATGAACCTTCTGGATATTATTATTATATGATACAATCCTTCTTTCATACCTTCTACAAATTGTTCTACATATATCAGCTTTAGCAGCTAAAAGGTTTTCTGATGGGATTATAAATCCCTTTATTGGCCCACATTTATTCTCATAGCTATCTAATAGATCGTTTAATGTTAGATACTCCTTTTCAGTTATAATAAAATCTTTCTTCTTTTCCCCTTTCGTGGCAAAATATGAATTAATTTTAAAAATTTTTTTCTGTATATCTTCTATAACTGATAAAT from Deferribacterota bacterium encodes:
- a CDS encoding cob(I)yrinic acid a,c-diamide adenosyltransferase; amino-acid sequence: MSISTKKGDQGYTSIYTGERVSKDDIICEICGTGDEFICHLGELKLKSGIYLSVIEDIQKKIFKINSYFATKGEKKKDFIITEKEYLTLNDLLDSYENKCGPIKGFIIPSENLLAAKADICRTICRRYERRIVSYNNNIQKVHNNILKYVNRLSDVLYIMARLLGKK